Part of the Capricornis sumatraensis isolate serow.1 chromosome 9, serow.2, whole genome shotgun sequence genome, TGTTGTGGATCATTGAGACGGGGTAATTGAATGTGAGGATTAAATCAACAATGTCAGTGACAGGGTTCTGTTTATTAAGAGGATGAAGAGTCCAGATCTTatctggtcatggtggagagatgtGAGAGTTTTAAGGGCAACCAGAAAGTGAATAATGTCAGTCTCTTTCCCTAGGTCACTCAGCATCGACAGAAGGCCCCCCAGATGCAAATTTTGGCATCATGCaggaaaatggggaaaggaagagGTAATATACAGTTTAGAAACTTGCCAAAGGGGATCCTCTTCGACCCAAATGAGAAGCATTGTTGTGAGTCACAGTAAGATAATCCAGCCCAGATTTGAGTGAATCCTGGCTAGCTGTGCCCAGCTCTTGGAGGAGgttggaaattttttttccaagagaGATTTTGTAGGAGAACGAGTTTATCGAAAGCTTAGGACACAAGGGAATCACAATCAGAGTCTCTAGCCACCAAAGGACTTCAGGCTAGAGATTCCAAAACCCCAGAGGTTTAGATGCATCAACAGTgggaccacctgggaatcctggaAGGAAGGGTGAGTTTGCAGGCACACAGGactgagtgtgtgagtgtgtataacAAATCTGAAATGCATAACTACAGTGCTTGGGAGGAGTGCGTAGAATGCAAAGGGAAAAATGGGAACTTTGGAATCAGATCCTTATTTTGTTCAAATCTTGATTCGGTTACTTCTTGCTGGACAAGTCACCAGACTTCTCTGAATATCTGTTTCTCAtccaaaaaatacagaaaaacaggaAGACCTATagtcagtgtttctttttttattgttataaaatatgtattgttgttgttcagttgctcaattgtgtccgattctttgaggccctatggactgcagcacatcaggcttccttctctgtctttcacagtCTTCTGGAGTTAGCTTCAATTCATacccattgagtccgtgatgctatctaatcatctcatcctctgttgtcccctcctcctcctgcctttaatctttcccagcatcaggatttttccaATACATActtttaatacataaaaattaccATTTAGACCACTGTAGTGTACTGTTAatggcattaagtatattcaaaTTTTTGTGTAACCACCCACACTATCCCTCACCAGGACTTGAAGGTTGAagcttgtttttgttcagttgctaagccatgtctattgttttcctctatttctttgcattgatccctgaggaaggtttccttatctctccttgctattctttggaactctgcattcaaatgggtatatctttccttttctcctttgctttttgcttttcttcttttcacagctatttgtaaggcctcctcaggcagctattttgcttttttgcatttatttttcttggggatggtcttgattcctgtctcctgtacagtgtcatgaacctctgtccatagttcatcaggcactctgcctatcagatctagacccttaaatctatttctcacttccactgtatagtcataagggatttgatttaggtcatatctgaatgatctagtggtttcccccactttcttcaatttcagtctgaatttggcaataaggagttcatgatctgagccacagtcagctcctggtcttgtttttgctgactgtatagtgcttctccatctttggctgcagagaatataatcaatctgatttcagtgttgaccatctggtgatgtccatgtgtagagtcttctcttgtgttgttggaaaagggtgtttgctatgaccagtgtgttctcttcgcagaactctattagcttttgccctgcttcattccgtactccaaggccaaatttgcctgttactccaggtgtttcttgacttcctacttttgcattccagtcccctgtaatggaaaggacatctttttggggtgttagttctataaggtcttgtaggtcttcatagaaccattcaacttcagcttcttcaatgttactggttggggcatagacttggatcactgtgatattgaatggtttgctttggaaaagaacagagatcattctgtcacttttgagattgcatccaagtactgcatttcggactcttttgttgactatgatggttactctatttcttctaagggattcctgttcACAgtatagatataatggtcatctgagttaaattcacccattccagtccatcttagttagctgattcctagaatgttgatgttcactcttgccactttcaatttactttgattcttggacctaacattccaggtttctatgcaatattgctctttacagcatcaaaccttgcttctatcaccagtctcatccacaactgggtgttgtttttgctttggctccatcccttcattctttctgaagttatttctccactgatctccagtagcatattgggcacataccaacctggggagttcatctttcagtgtcctatctttttgccttttcatactattcatggggttctcaaggtaggaatactgaagtggttttccatttccttttccagtggaccacattctgtcagacctctccaccatgacccaaccatcctgggtggccccacatggcatggctttgtttcactgagttagacaagtctgtggtccatgtgatcagattggctagttgtctgtgattgtggtttcagtctgtctgccttctcatgccctctctcagtgcctaccatcttacttgggtttctcttaacttggacgtggggtatctcttcatggctgctccagcaaagcacaagaaaatcagagataccaagggaacatttcatgcaaacatgggatcaataaaggacagaaatggtagggacctaacagaagtagaagatattaagaagaagtggcaagaatacacagaagaactgtacaaaaaagatcttaacaacccagataatcaacatggtgtgatcactcacctagaaccagacgtcctggaatgtgaagtcaagtgggccttaggaggcatcactatgaacaaagctagtggaggtgatggaattccaggtgagctatttcaaatcctgaaagataatgctgtgaaagtgctgcattcaatatgtcagcaaatttggaaaactcagcagtggccacaggactggaaaaggtaagttttcattccaatcccaaagaaaggcaatgccaaagaatgctcaaactaccgcacaattgcactcatctcacacgctagtaaagtaatgctcaaaattctccaagacagtcttcaacagtatgtgaactgtgaacttccagatgtgcaagctggttttagaaaaggcagaggaaacagaaatcaaattgccaacatcggctgtatcatggaaaaagcaagagcagtccataaaaatatctatttctgctttattgactatgccaaaacctttgactgtgtggatcacaataaactgtgaaaaattctgaaagagatgagaataccagactacctgacctgcctcttgagaaacctgtatacaggttaggaggcaacagttagaactggacatggaacaacagactggtttcaaataggaaaaggaatacatcaaggctgtatattgtcaccctgcttatttaacttatatgcagagtacatcatgaggaatgctgggctaggaagaagcacaagcgggaatcaagattgccgggagaaatatcaataacctcagatatgcagatgacaccacccttatggcagaaagtgaagaggaactaaaaatcctcttgatgaaagtgaaagaggagagtgaaaaagttggcttaaagctcaacattcagaaaactaagatcatggcatctggtcccatcacttttggcaattggcaaataggtggggaaacagtggaaacagtgactgattttatttttctgggctccaaaatcactgcagatggtgattgcagccatgaaattaaaagacacttactccttggaaggaaagttatgaccaacctagatagcatattaaaaagcagagacagtactttgttgacaaatgtccatctagtcaaggctatggtttttcctgtggtcatgtatggatgtgagagttggactatgaagaaagctgagcactgaagaattgatgcttttgaactgtggtgttggagaagactcttgagggtcccttggactgcaaggagatccaaccagtccatcctaaaggagatcagtcttaagtgttcattggaaggactgtgctgcatactttggccacctaatgcggagagctgactcatttgaaaagactctgatgctgggagggattgggggcaggaggagaacggacgacagaggatgagatggttggatggcatcaccgactcaatggacatgggtttgggtggactccaggagttggtgatggacagggaggcctggcgtgctgtggttcatggggtcaaaaagagtcggacacaactgagcaactgaactgaactggactgaagccatgtttgactctttgtgaccccatggactgcagcactccaggctcccctgtccttcactgtctcccagagtttgatcagattcacgtccattgagttggtaatgctatctaaccatctcatctcatcctctgccaccctctgctccttttgcctttgatctttcccagcatcagagtcttttccaatgagtcggctcttcgaatcagctggccaaagtattggaatattGAAGCGTTAACTGTGAAATAACCAGATACCCACTATACAGTTAGTGCTCAGTTGGTGTCAGCTCCTCTCAAGATGAGCATAGTGAGTGAACAGAGCAAGACTAGgttcattttgacttttaaatagCCCTTGACACGAGTATGCAGTAGAAGTTATTTTACCAGCTGGGGAACTTGGTGACTAAGGTAATCGATCGGTTCCACATTGGCAGAAAATTGTTAGGAAttagtttttaagtttttctttatgAAGCCGGGGAAATAGTGAGATATTCCCAGGACTTATTTAATACAATCTTtgactggactaccagggaagtccccagaccaTCAATTTGATCCCAGTGCTTGCCCATCAGATTTCTCTTTGATTCAGATTCTCATCCAGGCCACTGGACCCAgatctttctctgttttcttgcttGGTTTGTTGATTCAACTCCATCTATTTACCAGTCCTTTTGGAATATCGCTTCTGCTTTGGCCCCAGCACCACTGGGATGGAGGGTATTGAATTGTCCTACTGGGGTTGTGTTCCTGTCTTTGACTTGGACCATGAAATTGGGACTGCAAGAGTCAGTGGGAAcccaactttgtaaagcaactatgtgtgtgagtcactcagtcatgtccaactctttttgatcccatgaaccagagcccaccaggctcctcagtccatgaatgctccaggctagaatactggagagggttgccattccttcttagggaatcttcccaactcaggagttgaacccaggtcttctacatgtCTCCTGCgaggcaggcagattattttactgctgaaagcaactatattccaataaaaattaatgttttaaaaaggagaaaaactaaatattgctattattaaaaaaaaaaaaagagtaggtgGGTAGCTTTTGACCAGCGTGTGGCCAAGTGTCTCATTCAGAGGTTCCAGTTACGGTTTTCCCATCCCATACCTGtgacagacatcactaatcaatcatGGCTTTTTTTACCTATTAATCTTAGCAGTGACGTCATAGCTCTTCTCCAGATGGCACTCCAGGCAGCCTTTACCAATCAATAGCCATTGGCACGTGGGATGAGACGTATATACCAGCCCCGACTTGGGCTTCTTGCCATGGGTCTCCAGTTCTTCTTGCAGCAAAGGTATGTTGTGTAAAATATGACAGATGTGAATCAGTCAGTGGCCTCTGACTTCATTCTGGTGGGCCTCTTCAGCCGCTCAGGGTCACCTCAGCTACTGTTCTTCCTGGTGGCTGTCATGTTTATCATGGGGCTTCTGGGCAACACCACTCTGCTCTTTCTGATCTGCGTGGACTCCCGGCTCCACACACCGATGTATTTTCTGCTTGGTCAGCTCTCCCTGTTTGATGTTGGCTTCCCCCTGGTCACCATCCCCAAGATGGCCTCAGACTTTCTGCAAGGAGAAGGCTCCATCTCCTTTGGGGGTTGTGCAGCTCAGATATTCTTCCTCACGCTGATGGGTGTGGCTGAGGGCATCCTGTTGGCCCTCATGTCCTATGACCATTATGTGGCTGTGTGccacccgctgcagtattctctGCTCATGAGGTGCCAGGTGTGCCTGCTCATGGTGATCTCCTCCTGGCTGGCGGGTGTGCTCAATGCCTGCATCCAGACCTCCATCACTCTGCACTTCCCCTACTGTGCCTCGCACACCGTGGACCACTTCTTTTGTGAGTTGCCCGCGCTGCTGAAGCTCTCCTGTGCGGACACGTCCGCCTATGAACTGGCGCTGTCCACCTCGGGAGTGCTGATCCTGGTGCTTCCCCTTTCCCTCATTGTCACCTCCTATGGCCACGTGTTGGGGGCTGTTCTAAGTATGCGCTCAGAGGAGGCCCGCCGCAAAGCCTTCACCACCTGCTCTTCACACATCGCAGCAGTGGGACTCTTCTATGGCGCAGCCGCGTTCATGTACATGGTCCCGGGCGCCTACCACAGCCCACACCAGGACAACACGGTCTCCCTGTTCTACAGCCTTATCACCCCCACACTCAACCCCCTCATATACAGCCTGAGGAACCGGGAAGTGTGGATGGCTTTGGTCAAAGTTCTCCGCAGAGCTGGGCGCAGGGCAAAGCGATAATCACAGAGGGGGCTGCGGGTGTGATCTTAGTGGTTCTCCATTCCACCCATCTCACTGAAGTACCAATTTATGGTGCAGCTGCTAAGACCTTAGATCCAAGGCTAAGTATCTGCCCAGCTTCTTCCCATCCCTTGAGGAGTTGGGTTCATGGTTTCTCCCATGGACTTGTGGAAAGCAAGAGTAGCAGTcctgtattaaaaagaaatattgatatctataggacatttcaccccaaaacaatgaatttcacctttttctcaagtgctcatggaacattctctaggatagatcacatcctgggccataaatctaaacttgataaattcaaaaaaatcgaaatcattccaagcatcttttctgaccataatgcattaagattagatctcaattacaggaggaaaactattaaaaattccaacatatggaggttgaacaacacacttctgaataaccaacaaatcacagaagaaatcaaaaaagaaatcaaaatacacatagaaactaatgaaaatgaaaacacaacaacccaaaacctgtgggacactataaaagcagtgctaagaggaaagttcatagcaatacaggcatacctcaagaaacaagaaaaaagtcaaataaataacctaactctacacctaaagcaaccagaaaaggaagaaatggagaaccccagagttagtagaaggaaagaaatcttaaaaattagggcagaaataaatgcaaaagaaacaaaagagaccatagcaaaaatcaacaaagccaaaagctggttctttgaaggataaataaaatcgacaaaccattagccagactcatcaagaaacaaagagagaaaaatcaaatcaataaaattagaaatgaaaatggagagatcacaacagacaacacagaaatacaaaggatcataagagactactatcagcaattatatgccaataaaatggacaacgtggaagaaatggacaaattctcagaaaagtacaattttccaaaacttaaccaggaagaaatagaaaatcttaacagacccatcacaagcatggaaattgaaactgtaatcagaaatcttccagcaaacaaaagcccaggtccagacggcttcacagctgaattctaccaaaaatgtagagaagagctaacacctatcctactgaaactcttccagaaaattgcagaggaaggtaaacttccaaactcattctatgaggccaccatcaccctaataccaaaacctgacaaagatactacaaaaaaagaaaactacaggccaatatcactgatgaacatagatgcaaaaatcctcaacaaaattctagcaatcagaatccaagaacacattaaaaagatcatacaccatgaccaagtgggctttatcccagggatgcaaggattcttcaatatccgcaaatcaatgtaattcaccacattaacaaattgaaaaataaaaacgatatgattatctcaatagatgcagagaaggcctttgacaaaattcaacatccatttatgataaaaactctccagaaagcaggaatagaaggaacatacctcaatataataaaagctatacatgacaaacccacagcaaacattatcctcaatggtgaaaaattgaaagcatttcccctaaagtcaggaacaagacaacggtgcccactttcaccgctactattcaacatagttttggaagttttggccacagcaatcagagcagaaaaagaaataaaaggaatccaaattggaaaagaagaagtcaaactctcactgtttgcagatgacatgatcttctacatagaaaaccctaaagactccaccagaaaattactagagctcatcaatgaatatagtaaagttgcaggatataaaatcaacccacagaaatcccttgcattcctatacactaataatgagaaagcagaaaaagaaattaaggaaacaattccattcaccattgcaacaaaaagaataaaatacttaggaatatatctacctaaagaaactaaagacctatatatagaaaactataaaacactgctgaaagaaatcaaagaggacactaatagatggagaaatataccgtgttcatggattggaagaatcaatatagtgaaaataagtatactacccaaagcaatttacaaattcaatgcaatccctatcaagctaccagccatatttttcacagaactagaacaaataatttcaagatttgtatggaaacacaaaaaacctcgaatagccaaagcaatcttgagaaagaagaatggaactggaggaatcaacctgccagacttcaggctctactacaaagccacagtcatcaagacagtatggtactggcacaaagacagaaatatagatcaatggaacaaaatagaaagcccagagataaatccacacacctatggacaccttatccttgacaaaggaggcaagaatatacagtggagtaaagataatctctttaacaagtggtgctgggaaaactggtcaaccacttgtaaaagaatgaaactagatcactttctaacaccgcacacaaaaa contains:
- the OR2Z1 gene encoding olfactory receptor 2Z1, with product MTDVNQSVASDFILVGLFSRSGSPQLLFFLVAVMFIMGLLGNTTLLFLICVDSRLHTPMYFLLGQLSLFDVGFPLVTIPKMASDFLQGEGSISFGGCAAQIFFLTLMGVAEGILLALMSYDHYVAVCHPLQYSLLMRCQVCLLMVISSWLAGVLNACIQTSITLHFPYCASHTVDHFFCELPALLKLSCADTSAYELALSTSGVLILVLPLSLIVTSYGHVLGAVLSMRSEEARRKAFTTCSSHIAAVGLFYGAAAFMYMVPGAYHSPHQDNTVSLFYSLITPTLNPLIYSLRNREVWMALVKVLRRAGRRAKR